The following are from one region of the Arcobacter defluvii genome:
- a CDS encoding TSUP family transporter has protein sequence MTELILGVITFLTSTIAGVVGIGGGMMLIVILPSFLPLNALIPIHGLTQVSSNLSRAIFGYKDVKVEVIPKFLLGSLLGIGFFMGILSFISLEYVPLFIGIYILLSLWSAKFNEKIKRYENYYLAGFFQTGLSMVVGATGPLTMTLLLKDYKDKNVVVATGAALMSISHILKVFVFMYFGFVFFDYIGVIVAMIIGAVVGSWTGTQLRDKIDGKKFVIILKVLLSALAINVIIGVFI, from the coding sequence ATGACAGAATTAATTCTTGGAGTGATTACTTTTCTAACTTCAACAATTGCTGGAGTAGTTGGAATTGGTGGAGGGATGATGCTTATAGTTATTTTACCTTCATTTTTACCTTTAAATGCTCTTATTCCAATTCATGGATTAACACAAGTTTCAAGTAATCTAAGCCGTGCAATTTTTGGATATAAAGATGTAAAAGTTGAAGTAATCCCAAAATTTTTATTAGGTTCTTTACTAGGAATTGGTTTTTTTATGGGAATTTTGAGTTTTATCTCTTTAGAATATGTGCCTTTATTTATTGGTATTTATATACTTCTTTCTTTATGGTCAGCAAAATTTAATGAGAAAATCAAAAGATATGAAAACTATTATTTAGCAGGTTTTTTCCAAACAGGACTTTCAATGGTTGTAGGAGCAACTGGACCACTTACAATGACACTTTTACTTAAAGATTATAAAGATAAAAATGTAGTTGTAGCAACAGGTGCTGCACTTATGAGTATCAGTCATATTTTGAAAGTATTTGTATTTATGTATTTTGGTTTTGTATTTTTTGATTATATTGGAGTTATTGTTGCAATGATAATTGGAGCAGTTGTAGGAAGCTGGACTGGAACACAATTAAGAGATAAAATTGATGGTAAAAAATTTGTCATCATTTTAAAAGTGCTTTTAAGTGCACTAGCAATCAATGTAATCATTGGAGTATTTATTTGA
- a CDS encoding sensor domain-containing diguanylate cyclase — MKKIIIFLFLTIFLSANEIKEIDLSKVKWEYRFGDSPFENNLPLWTIEKDNQNSWKEIKFPSNPPNRNNQTNVWFRVKLPDNLPTNPHLYIVSIDLITQVYYENKQIYHFGEFDKEGKGEYIGWPWHLIPLYVDSAGKYLYFRIYSNYEDIGLWGEIIIASKSDILEKMLNYDIPKIIVGSISLFVSILFLLTFLSKFKRIELLILGLLFLTQGLNVFCSAKIIELYLYFPLLNQYLLAIAFFFFPVGMALFMDKVINQKTPFDIIKRIWQFHLIYLLVAIIGSLLGIFTLPSTYECFDIVYNFVTLPILTIFMIYFFFKGDKETKIITFSFFIISLYWLYSSLIAAGFVPWEEYPSDIAVFICLLLLSYSIVNKLNYTKELEEAKEELMILSSTDYLTKLKNRKEIDSTLQMYESFYKRYKDDFSIILLDLDDFKKVNDKFGHLVGDKVLIKISEILTTFTRQTDTVGRWGGEEFIIICPKTNLDDTAKLAENLREKISQHKFEKVGYKTASFGVSSFKENDTITDFILRADNAMYLAKSKGKNRVEKES; from the coding sequence ATGAAAAAAATTATAATTTTCTTATTTTTAACAATTTTTTTATCTGCAAATGAGATAAAAGAGATAGATTTATCAAAAGTAAAATGGGAATATAGATTTGGAGATTCACCTTTTGAAAATAATTTACCTTTGTGGACCATTGAAAAAGATAATCAAAATTCTTGGAAAGAGATCAAATTTCCAAGTAATCCACCAAATAGAAATAATCAAACAAATGTCTGGTTTAGGGTAAAACTTCCTGATAATTTACCAACAAATCCTCATTTATATATTGTAAGTATAGATTTAATTACGCAAGTATATTATGAAAATAAACAAATATATCATTTTGGAGAATTTGATAAAGAAGGAAAAGGTGAATATATAGGATGGCCTTGGCATTTAATACCTCTTTACGTTGATAGTGCTGGCAAATATCTTTATTTTAGAATATATTCAAACTATGAAGATATCGGATTGTGGGGCGAAATAATAATCGCTTCAAAAAGTGATATTTTAGAAAAAATGTTAAATTATGATATACCAAAGATTATAGTAGGATCTATTTCTCTTTTTGTATCAATACTTTTTTTATTGACATTTTTATCAAAATTTAAAAGAATTGAACTTTTAATTTTAGGTTTATTATTTTTAACCCAAGGTTTAAATGTATTTTGTTCTGCAAAAATTATTGAATTATATTTATATTTTCCATTATTAAATCAATATTTGTTGGCTATTGCTTTTTTCTTTTTTCCAGTTGGAATGGCACTTTTTATGGATAAAGTAATAAATCAAAAAACACCATTTGATATAATTAAAAGAATATGGCAATTTCATTTAATATATCTTTTAGTAGCAATTATTGGTTCACTTTTAGGAATCTTTACTCTTCCTTCAACTTATGAGTGTTTTGATATTGTTTATAATTTTGTAACATTACCTATTTTAACTATTTTTATGATTTATTTCTTTTTTAAAGGTGATAAAGAAACAAAGATTATTACATTTAGTTTTTTTATAATTTCACTTTATTGGCTTTATTCTTCTTTAATTGCAGCTGGATTTGTTCCTTGGGAAGAGTATCCAAGCGATATTGCAGTTTTTATTTGTTTGTTATTATTATCATATTCAATTGTTAATAAATTAAATTATACAAAAGAGCTTGAAGAGGCAAAAGAAGAACTAATGATTCTATCTTCAACTGATTATTTAACAAAATTAAAAAATAGAAAAGAGATAGATTCAACTTTACAAATGTATGAAAGTTTTTATAAAAGGTATAAAGATGATTTTTCAATAATTTTATTAGATCTTGACGATTTTAAAAAAGTAAATGATAAATTTGGTCATTTAGTTGGAGATAAAGTTTTGATAAAAATTTCTGAAATTTTGACAACTTTTACAAGGCAAACTGATACAGTAGGAAGGTGGGGTGGTGAAGAATTTATAATCATTTGTCCAAAAACAAACTTAGATGATACTGCAAAATTAGCAGAAAATTTAAGAGAAAAAATATCACAACATAAATTTGAAAAAGTAGGATATAAAACTGCAAGTTTTGGAGTATCTAGTTTTAAAGAAAATGATACAATCACAGATTTTATCTTAAGAGCAGATAATGCTATGTATCTTGCTAAATCAAAAGGAAAAAATAGAGTAGAAAAGGAGTCTTAA
- a CDS encoding GNAT family N-acetyltransferase, which translates to MRFRVAKEEDIKSLSKLLNELFSLEKEFVPNEALQIKALETIIKDEEVGHIIVCEIENEIVAMVNLLYSISTALGNRVVILEDMIVSSKCRDKNIGSKLLDFAKEFAKSQGIKRITLLTDNDNFKAHNFYEKNGFKKSSMIVFRTFLNE; encoded by the coding sequence ATGAGATTTAGAGTTGCAAAAGAAGAAGATATAAAATCTTTATCAAAACTTTTAAACGAACTTTTTAGTTTAGAAAAAGAGTTTGTTCCAAATGAAGCTTTACAAATAAAAGCATTAGAAACAATAATCAAAGATGAAGAAGTAGGGCATATAATAGTTTGTGAAATAGAAAATGAAATAGTAGCCATGGTAAACCTTTTATATTCAATTTCAACAGCACTTGGAAATAGGGTTGTGATTCTAGAAGATATGATAGTTTCATCTAAATGTAGAGATAAAAATATAGGTTCAAAACTATTAGACTTTGCAAAAGAGTTTGCAAAGTCTCAAGGTATAAAAAGAATTACTCTTTTAACAGATAATGATAATTTTAAAGCTCATAATTTTTATGAAAAAAATGGCTTTAAAAAATCATCTATGATAGTTTTTAGAACTTTTTTAAACGAATAG
- a CDS encoding MarR family winged helix-turn-helix transcriptional regulator, with protein MDKKYIDNFYNSTVKLKEYEVFAFTLPITMLHKQMYAENEQFFKIKYDLLHSHISVLASLYFNKSALSPTELYDATLFSSGGMTKVLKKLEDRKLIEKVPSLNDKRSMLINLTDDGKELIQECMSCVAESTEKIFSVLSKEEREDFKKILAKIIYSMI; from the coding sequence ATGGATAAAAAATATATAGATAACTTTTATAATTCTACTGTTAAGTTAAAAGAGTATGAAGTTTTTGCTTTCACTCTACCAATAACAATGTTGCATAAACAAATGTATGCTGAAAATGAGCAATTTTTTAAAATAAAATATGATTTATTACATTCACATATTTCAGTTTTAGCATCTCTTTATTTTAATAAAAGTGCTTTATCTCCAACTGAGTTATATGATGCGACACTTTTTTCTTCAGGAGGAATGACAAAAGTTTTGAAAAAACTTGAAGATAGAAAATTGATTGAAAAAGTTCCTTCATTAAATGATAAGCGAAGTATGCTAATTAATTTAACAGATGATGGAAAAGAATTAATTCAAGAGTGTATGTCTTGTGTTGCGGAATCAACAGAAAAGATTTTTTCTGTTTTAAGTAAAGAAGAAAGAGAAGATTTTAAAAAAATCCTAGCAAAAATTATATATTCTATGATTTAA
- a CDS encoding TolC family protein yields the protein MKKIYFIFLTPLFLYSQNLEELVNLSIQNRLVNASQQSLDSIKDEYKSVKSGYLPKLDVGGKYAITDEETASLAKKSGNVYGSLNYLLYDGGKKSDVYDSYESTIKSTEESVEALKNDISLTVINYYFDYLSLISQKDAKLKEIEQLDSQMERLSRFLKAGTTTEDEVQKIISRVENAKVNLQEIELQIITILHNLEYITGTKIDITAGSNIKESEKVSQNSERFDIKSLEFDLQTKLSNSRAEKSGYLPTVTLDNTYTYYDSNFDDKAYENNAIDHQNILSANLKWNIFSFGETKYKYESKYKEYLASKLKYEYEKNKANVDLQLALKAYDIAKAKIKSAEANLKAAESAYEVIKSKYENGLIDNVAYLESLTEKFDAISQLKTSINDLEIKKANIIYHNGEKLEEYIK from the coding sequence TTGAAAAAGATATATTTTATTTTTTTAACACCACTTTTTTTATATAGCCAAAATTTGGAAGAATTAGTTAATTTATCTATACAAAATAGATTGGTTAATGCTTCACAACAAAGTTTGGATTCTATAAAAGATGAATACAAAAGTGTAAAAAGTGGATATTTACCAAAACTAGATGTTGGAGGAAAATATGCAATAACAGATGAAGAAACGGCAAGTTTGGCAAAAAAATCTGGAAATGTATATGGAAGCTTAAATTATTTACTTTATGATGGTGGTAAAAAATCAGATGTTTATGATAGTTATGAATCTACTATCAAAAGTACAGAAGAATCTGTTGAAGCTTTAAAAAATGATATTTCATTAACAGTGATAAACTACTATTTTGATTATTTATCTCTTATCTCTCAAAAAGATGCAAAGTTAAAAGAGATAGAACAGCTTGATTCACAAATGGAAAGATTAAGTAGATTTTTAAAAGCTGGTACAACAACTGAAGATGAAGTACAAAAAATCATCTCAAGAGTTGAAAATGCTAAAGTTAATCTTCAAGAGATTGAACTTCAAATCATCACTATATTACATAATTTAGAATATATAACTGGAACTAAAATTGATATTACAGCTGGTTCTAATATAAAAGAATCAGAAAAAGTTTCACAAAATAGTGAAAGATTTGATATTAAATCTTTGGAATTTGATTTACAAACAAAATTAAGTAATTCAAGAGCTGAGAAAAGTGGATACTTACCAACAGTAACACTTGATAATACTTATACATATTATGATTCAAATTTTGATGATAAAGCTTATGAAAATAATGCTATTGATCATCAAAATATTTTATCTGCAAATTTAAAATGGAATATTTTTTCATTTGGAGAGACTAAATATAAATATGAATCAAAATACAAAGAGTATTTAGCTTCAAAATTAAAATATGAATATGAAAAAAACAAAGCGAATGTTGACTTACAACTTGCACTTAAAGCTTATGATATTGCAAAAGCAAAAATAAAATCAGCTGAAGCAAATCTAAAAGCTGCGGAAAGTGCATATGAAGTTATAAAATCAAAATATGAAAATGGTTTAATTGATAATGTAGCATATCTAGAAAGTTTAACTGAGAAATTTGATGCCATCAGTCAATTAAAAACATCTATTAATGATTTAGAAATTAAAAAAGCAAATATAATTTACCATAATGGTGAAAAATTAGAGGAGTATATAAAATGA
- a CDS encoding MFS transporter, with the protein MKKTFITRIFTSKEALLYIMTISMVVSFSAWTSLLNNFTIEVASFDGSQIGILQSLREIPGFLAFTVLLVLAFIAQQRLVYLSIMLLGLGTASTGYFPTAIGLYITTIIMSVGFHYLETLNQSLSLQWIDKNKAPIVLGKLSAAKSFTGLLVFILIYLFMNYLAMEYKYVYLIFGGFTFLLGIFSWYLFTHFKETVIQDKKIRVKKEYWLFYLLTFLSGARRQIFVVFAGFLLVEKFGVDIHNMILLLFVNSILNMYLAPKIGKFIVAFGEKVTLKIEYIGLILVFTSYAFVDNVYFAFALYIIDHLLFSMAIALKTYFQKIANPSDISSASAVSFTINHIAAVFLPAFLGMVWLYSNSLVFIIGAVIAFCSFSLSFLVPNEPQMGYETTLKKERK; encoded by the coding sequence TTGAAAAAAACATTTATCACAAGAATTTTTACTTCAAAAGAGGCTTTACTTTATATAATGACTATTTCAATGGTTGTCTCTTTTAGTGCGTGGACAAGTTTATTAAATAACTTTACTATAGAAGTAGCATCTTTTGATGGTAGCCAAATAGGAATTTTACAAAGTTTAAGAGAAATTCCAGGATTTCTTGCATTTACAGTTTTATTGGTTTTAGCTTTCATTGCTCAACAAAGATTAGTTTATTTATCTATTATGCTTTTAGGATTAGGAACAGCATCAACTGGATATTTCCCAACAGCAATTGGACTTTATATCACAACAATTATTATGTCAGTTGGATTTCACTATTTAGAGACTTTAAATCAGTCTTTATCTTTACAATGGATAGATAAAAATAAAGCTCCTATTGTTTTAGGAAAATTAAGTGCAGCAAAATCTTTCACTGGACTTTTAGTATTTATTTTGATTTATCTTTTTATGAACTATTTAGCTATGGAGTATAAATATGTTTATTTAATATTTGGTGGTTTTACTTTTTTATTAGGTATTTTTTCTTGGTATTTATTTACTCATTTTAAAGAGACAGTTATTCAAGATAAAAAAATTAGAGTAAAAAAAGAGTATTGGCTTTTTTATTTACTTACTTTTCTCTCCGGTGCAAGAAGACAGATATTTGTAGTATTTGCAGGATTTTTACTTGTAGAAAAATTTGGTGTTGATATTCACAATATGATTTTATTGTTATTTGTGAACTCAATTTTAAATATGTATTTAGCTCCAAAAATTGGTAAATTTATAGTTGCATTTGGAGAGAAAGTTACTTTAAAAATTGAATACATTGGTCTTATATTAGTATTTACATCTTATGCTTTTGTAGATAATGTATATTTTGCTTTTGCTTTATATATTATTGACCATTTACTATTTTCTATGGCTATCGCTTTAAAAACATATTTCCAAAAAATAGCAAATCCAAGTGATATTTCAAGTGCAAGTGCTGTAAGTTTTACTATAAATCATATTGCAGCAGTTTTTTTACCAGCATTTTTAGGTATGGTTTGGTTATATTCTAATTCTTTAGTATTTATTATTGGAGCAGTTATTGCATTTTGTTCTTTTAGTTTATCATTTTTAGTTCCAAATGAACCTCAAATGGGATATGAAACAACATTAAAAAAAGAGAGAAAATGA
- a CDS encoding exodeoxyribonuclease III — MARYKFISWNVNGIRAVDKKDALKWVDEANIDLLGVQETKSMKEQIPKTIFTKEYKTLFASASAIKGRSGTALFTDIETSFECNCPSVDILDEGRINEVHFSLGDKNIAFFNVYFPNGQSSQERLDYKMEFYDRFLNHCENLKKDGKSIIVCGDVNTAHTEIDIARPKANENTSGFLPMERDWITKFLDFGYIDTFRLINGDIKDKYSWWSYRANARTNNVGWRIDYFYVSEDLKDFVKDAYILDNIEGSDHCPIGLEMEF; from the coding sequence ATGGCAAGATATAAATTTATATCATGGAATGTAAATGGTATTAGAGCAGTTGATAAAAAAGATGCTTTAAAATGGGTTGATGAAGCAAATATAGATTTGCTTGGTGTTCAAGAAACAAAATCTATGAAAGAACAAATTCCAAAAACAATTTTTACTAAAGAGTACAAAACACTATTTGCAAGTGCATCAGCAATAAAAGGAAGAAGTGGAACGGCACTTTTTACAGATATAGAAACTTCATTTGAATGTAACTGTCCAAGTGTTGATATTCTTGATGAAGGAAGAATAAACGAAGTTCATTTTTCTTTAGGAGATAAAAATATAGCATTTTTTAATGTATATTTTCCAAATGGACAAAGTAGTCAAGAAAGACTTGATTATAAAATGGAGTTTTATGATAGATTTTTAAATCATTGTGAAAACTTAAAAAAAGATGGGAAATCTATCATTGTTTGTGGTGATGTAAATACAGCACACACTGAAATTGATATTGCTAGACCAAAAGCAAATGAAAATACAAGTGGATTTTTACCAATGGAAAGAGATTGGATAACAAAATTTTTAGATTTTGGATACATTGATACTTTTAGATTGATAAATGGTGATATAAAAGACAAATACTCTTGGTGGAGCTATAGAGCAAATGCAAGAACAAATAATGTAGGCTGGAGAATAGACTACTTTTATGTAAGTGAAGACTTAAAGGATTTTGTAAAAGATGCTTATATTTTAGATAATATTGAAGGAAGTGATCACTGTCCTATTGGCTTAGAAATGGAGTTTTAA
- a CDS encoding efflux RND transporter periplasmic adaptor subunit gives MIKKSLVAISFLFLGYNGLIAEETKVATEAPALPVQTFKIVKENNTTSKTYPTILKAYEQVDVIARVSGTLKEKYFKEGDLVKKGTLLYKIEPDLYQANFNMKKANFTKAKKDYERAKSLVASKSISPQSFDDYTYQYDSTKAALDEAQINLNYTKVTAPIDGIIGIKNHDIGDLVGTNEDNSLLLTITNTDPIHAEFSLPKDDMNNFLSQIKSKNIKISLIANGTTYENGQIDYIAPTIDTNTDTLLLRAKFDNPNHELIAGNFTKIVISNLSLGDVFIVPENAVLKTAQATIVYVIDENNIAKVRPVTTGDLVKNGMVIKDGLKPNEQIVTSNLAKLRPDTKVQIISEEK, from the coding sequence ATGATAAAAAAATCATTAGTTGCAATTTCTTTCCTTTTCTTAGGATACAACGGTTTAATTGCAGAAGAAACAAAAGTAGCAACTGAAGCACCTGCTTTACCTGTTCAAACTTTTAAAATTGTAAAAGAAAATAATACTACAAGTAAAACTTATCCAACTATTTTAAAAGCTTATGAACAAGTTGATGTAATTGCAAGAGTTTCAGGAACACTAAAAGAAAAATATTTTAAAGAAGGTGATTTAGTAAAAAAGGGAACTCTTTTATATAAAATCGAACCTGATTTATATCAAGCAAATTTTAATATGAAAAAAGCAAATTTCACAAAAGCAAAAAAAGATTATGAAAGAGCTAAATCATTAGTTGCTTCTAAATCTATTAGTCCACAATCTTTTGATGATTATACTTATCAATATGACAGCACAAAAGCTGCATTAGATGAAGCGCAAATAAATTTAAATTATACAAAAGTAACTGCACCAATAGATGGAATTATTGGTATAAAAAATCATGATATTGGTGATTTAGTTGGTACAAATGAAGATAATTCATTACTTTTAACTATTACAAATACAGATCCTATTCATGCAGAATTTTCTTTGCCAAAAGATGATATGAATAACTTTTTATCTCAAATAAAAAGTAAAAATATAAAAATTAGTCTAATTGCAAATGGCACAACTTATGAAAATGGTCAAATAGATTATATTGCACCAACAATAGATACAAATACTGATACTTTACTTTTAAGAGCAAAATTTGACAATCCTAATCATGAGTTAATTGCAGGGAATTTTACAAAAATAGTTATTTCTAACTTATCTTTAGGAGATGTATTTATTGTTCCTGAAAATGCTGTATTAAAAACTGCACAAGCAACTATTGTTTATGTAATAGATGAAAATAATATAGCAAAAGTTAGACCTGTTACTACAGGGGATTTAGTAAAAAATGGAATGGTTATAAAAGATGGTTTAAAACCTAATGAACAAATTGTAACAAGTAATCTTGCAAAACTTAGACCTGATACAAAAGTTCAAATTATAAGTGAAGAGAAATAG
- a CDS encoding efflux RND transporter permease subunit, producing the protein MISAFFIKKPVFAGVLSIIIFLTGIIAMFNLPIEQYPRILPPQIIVSTSYPGASADTIAKTVAAPLEEQINGAKNMLYMNSVAEDSGRLSINIFFEIGTDPDSAKIDVNNRVQAALAKMPEQVQRQGVVVGERSPSILMFAMLQSPNNTYDSIYLSNYALLNLVESLKRVKGVGDAMIFGAKDYSIRVWIDPLKLSKYSLATTDVINAIKEQNNQYAAGKIASEPIAQKQMYTYTIRTPQRFENPAQFGNIVIRANEDGSTLKLKDITTIELGASDYSVQTRLNGAPSIPIGVFLQSGANSLETADAIKKALEDASKSFPDDITYSIPYDSTDFISASIHDVIKTFIEALLLVILIIFIFLQSWRATIIPFIAVPVSIVGAFAGMYALGFSINLLTLFGLVLAIGIVVDDAIIVIENIERHMEEGKTPKEAAFIAMKEVTGALIAIILVLGAVFIPVAFMGGLSGEMYRQFAITIVISVIISGFVALTLTPSLCVRILKNKKHEPKGFFKWFNNMFEKATKGYSVLVKKSIRFSLISILLYGGLLFVSYDMFKSMKTGLLPDEDQGTIFVFGFNPPGYSMSKSLELSEEINKIIANDPSVKNIITLAGYDFTTSAQRSHTVATIIKLKDWSQRPNPEQEAQALLAKFSKQLMGTSEGFSFAVVPPPIMGMSVTGGFDMYVQDRKGGTIEDLGNIVNQIIEKAKTRPELMGVRTALAANIPQFKIDVDTEKAKAKGVSISDIYSTINATFGSFYVNDFSLYGRTYKVNLQAKDEFRNNVDDFQYVYVRSDKGELLPINSFITYKKVVGADIVERFNLFQAAKVSGQPAPGYSSGDSLKAIEEVANEVLPEGYTISWTGTAYQEKQVGGSSAQAFIFGIVFLFLILCALYERWLLPISVVLAVPFAIFGAILATNLRHLDNNIYFQIGLLVLAGLAAKNAILIVEFALQKQKEGLKLIDAAIEAAKVRLRPIVMTSLAFTVGVMPLAISSGAGAASKHSIGTGVVGGMLTATFIAILFIPLFFVLISRLSGHKDDEVLTDKEEE; encoded by the coding sequence ATGATTTCCGCATTTTTCATAAAAAAACCCGTTTTTGCTGGTGTTTTATCAATTATAATTTTTTTGACGGGAATAATTGCAATGTTCAATTTACCAATTGAACAATATCCAAGAATTTTACCGCCTCAAATTATTGTAAGTACTTCATATCCAGGAGCTAGTGCAGATACTATCGCAAAAACTGTTGCTGCTCCACTTGAAGAACAAATAAATGGTGCAAAAAATATGCTTTATATGAATTCTGTTGCTGAAGATAGTGGAAGATTAAGTATAAATATATTTTTTGAAATTGGAACAGATCCAGATAGTGCAAAAATAGATGTAAATAATAGAGTTCAAGCAGCTTTAGCAAAAATGCCAGAACAAGTTCAAAGACAAGGTGTTGTTGTAGGTGAAAGAAGTCCAAGTATTTTAATGTTTGCAATGCTTCAATCTCCAAATAATACTTATGATTCAATATATTTATCAAATTATGCTTTATTAAACTTAGTTGAGTCATTAAAAAGAGTTAAAGGTGTTGGGGATGCGATGATTTTTGGAGCTAAAGATTATTCTATTAGAGTATGGATAGATCCTTTAAAATTATCAAAATATTCTCTTGCAACAACTGATGTTATAAATGCAATTAAAGAGCAAAACAATCAATATGCGGCTGGAAAAATTGCTTCTGAGCCAATTGCACAAAAACAGATGTATACATATACGATTAGAACTCCACAAAGGTTTGAAAATCCTGCACAATTTGGAAATATTGTAATTAGAGCTAATGAAGATGGTAGTACTTTAAAATTAAAAGATATTACAACTATTGAACTTGGAGCTAGTGATTATAGCGTTCAAACAAGATTAAATGGTGCTCCATCTATTCCTATTGGAGTATTTTTACAAAGTGGTGCAAACTCTTTAGAAACTGCTGATGCAATAAAAAAAGCTTTAGAAGATGCGAGTAAAAGCTTCCCTGATGATATAACATATAGTATTCCTTATGATAGTACAGATTTTATTTCAGCTTCTATTCATGATGTTATTAAAACTTTTATTGAAGCATTATTACTTGTAATTTTAATTATTTTCATTTTCCTACAAAGCTGGAGAGCAACTATTATTCCATTTATTGCTGTTCCTGTATCAATTGTGGGAGCATTTGCTGGAATGTATGCTTTAGGATTTAGTATTAACTTACTGACTCTTTTTGGTTTAGTTCTTGCTATTGGTATCGTTGTTGATGATGCTATTATTGTTATTGAAAACATTGAACGACATATGGAAGAAGGAAAAACTCCTAAAGAAGCTGCATTTATTGCTATGAAAGAAGTAACGGGAGCATTAATTGCTATTATTCTAGTTTTAGGTGCGGTATTTATTCCTGTTGCATTTATGGGTGGATTAAGTGGAGAGATGTATAGACAATTTGCTATTACTATTGTTATCTCTGTTATTATTTCTGGATTTGTTGCTTTAACATTAACTCCATCACTTTGTGTAAGAATTTTAAAAAATAAAAAACATGAACCTAAAGGTTTTTTCAAATGGTTTAATAATATGTTTGAAAAAGCAACAAAAGGTTATTCTGTATTAGTTAAAAAAAGTATTAGATTTTCATTAATTTCTATTTTATTATATGGTGGATTATTATTTGTATCTTATGATATGTTTAAATCTATGAAAACTGGACTTCTTCCTGATGAAGACCAAGGAACAATCTTCGTATTTGGATTTAACCCTCCAGGTTACTCTATGTCTAAATCGTTAGAATTAAGTGAAGAGATAAATAAAATCATTGCAAATGATCCTAGTGTAAAAAATATCATTACACTTGCTGGATATGACTTTACAACTTCTGCTCAAAGAAGCCATACTGTTGCAACAATTATTAAATTAAAAGATTGGAGTCAAAGACCAAATCCAGAACAAGAAGCACAAGCACTTTTAGCTAAATTTAGTAAACAACTTATGGGTACAAGTGAAGGATTCTCATTTGCCGTTGTACCACCTCCTATTATGGGGATGAGTGTTACTGGTGGATTTGATATGTATGTTCAAGATAGAAAAGGTGGAACTATTGAAGATTTAGGAAATATTGTAAATCAAATAATAGAAAAAGCTAAAACTAGACCTGAATTAATGGGAGTTAGAACAGCACTTGCAGCTAATATTCCTCAATTTAAAATTGATGTTGATACTGAAAAAGCAAAAGCAAAAGGTGTAAGTATAAGTGACATTTATAGTACAATAAATGCAACTTTTGGAAGTTTTTATGTAAATGATTTTTCACTTTATGGAAGAACTTATAAAGTTAACTTACAAGCAAAAGATGAATTTAGAAATAATGTAGATGATTTTCAATATGTTTATGTAAGATCAGACAAAGGTGAACTTTTACCAATTAATTCATTTATAACTTACAAAAAAGTAGTTGGAGCTGATATAGTAGAAAGATTTAACCTTTTCCAAGCTGCAAAAGTATCAGGACAACCAGCTCCTGGATATAGTTCAGGAGATTCTTTAAAAGCTATAGAAGAAGTTGCAAATGAAGTTTTACCTGAAGGTTATACAATTAGCTGGACTGGAACTGCTTATCAAGAAAAACAAGTTGGAGGAAGTTCTGCGCAAGCATTTATTTTTGGTATTGTTTTCTTATTCTTAATTCTTTGTGCACTTTATGAAAGATGGTTATTACCAATTTCGGTTGTTTTAGCTGTACCATTTGCAATTTTTGGAGCAATACTTGCTACAAATTTAAGACACTTAGATAACAATATTTATTTCCAAATTGGTTTATTAGTTCTGGCAGGACTTGCGGCTAAAAATGCAATTTTAATTGTAGAATTTGCTTTACAAAAACAAAAAGAAGGATTAAAACTAATTGATGCTGCTATTGAAGCTGCTAAAGTAAGACTTAGACCGATTGTTATGACTTCATTAGCATTTACAGTTGGAGTTATGCCCCTTGCTATTAGTAGTGGAGCTGGAGCTGCTAGTAAACACTCTATTGGAACAGGAGTTGTGGGAGGAATGTTAACTGCTACATTTATAGCAATTTTATTTATTCCACTATTCTTTGTTTTAATCTCAAGACTTAGTGGTCATAAAGATGACGAAGTTCTAACAGATAAAGAAGAGGAATAA